Genomic DNA from Synechococcales cyanobacterium T60_A2020_003:
GCCGTCTTTGATGGTGCGCCGCAGGAAGTTGACGGCCTGAATCGCTTCGGGTTGCGCTAAACCGATTTCCCGCGTGTCCGGTTTGAGCCAAAATCCACCGTAACCCGCTAGCACTTCTACGAACATCGCGGTGAGTCCTTCGTAGGGACGTCCCTGCCACACATAGCCCCATTTGGCAGATTGCTGAGACTGAAGCGTTTTGGCGATCGCCATCATGTCTTCAAAGGTCGAGGGAGGCTGTAGACCTGCCTTGGACAGAAGGTCTTTACGGTAGTGCAAGACCCCGATATCTGAGCGGAGGGGAATCCGGTAAAGCTGCCCTTGATAGCGTCCACCATTGAGGTCGCCCGGTAAAAAGTCAGCGAGGTCAGCTTCTGGCAGGCGATCGCTCAAATCCAGCAGCCAACCCGAAGCCGCAAAATGGGGCACCCAAATCGTGTCAGCATACACCAGATCAAACCGTTTGCTGTTCTGCTCAAAGGCTTGGCTATACAACTTTTCTAGATCGTCGGTGTTATTTGGCCCTTCAACAATTTGTACCTGAATATTGGGATGCTGCTGTTCAAAGGTTTCGACTAAGGATGCCCACCGCTCTGCCTCGGCACCAGACATCGCAATCGAAAGCGTAATCGGCGCGGCAGCGGTACAGCCTGCGATGAGCCGAACAGCCAAAAATCCTAGAAGTACCAGACCCAGCAACGTCCATCGCCGCGATCGCCACCCTTTGATCATTGACCCTTTCCTTATATACCCAGATACATCCTGTAGGCATGGTTCCCGTGTATCTCACCAGTATGATTCTGCCTGACCCCGAAGCGGACAACTCGATGACATAGTTTTTTTGAACATTTAGCCATCCCTAATTCCTAAACCAGTGAAGAAAAGTAAAGGTTTTTTGCCGTAGGATAACGATGTACTGTGCAACAGCACCACGCGCAACAAGTCAGTTTGACTGCCAACGTGAGGAGCGATCGCGTACTGTTGCCCAATCTTTAAAACCGTCCGTTTTAATATGCTGATTGAATCATTGCTTATCCAATCGGGGCTGGGACTGGCATCCATTCTACTGGCCGAGCTAGTGCGCGATTTCTACCATGTTGCAGGCCACTACTGGCAACCCATCCAGGCGTCCCATACTCTTCATCACAAAGCCTATCGGCGCGATCTCAGTATCGTCAGTCAGGCGGCCTATTGCAAGGCGCAGCTTTACAACGACGTGCCGGAAGCCGCTGTTATGGTCGGGGTTGTCGGTATCATCGCGCTGCTGGTTCATAGCCTTGGTATGGTGTTGGGGGTGGTGTACTCGGCTGGATTTTTAGTGACGGCACTGGCGCGATCGCAAGGGTGGCTGCTCTGGACCGACTACACCCACGAACCCGGCGATTTGACGGAAATTCCGAGCGTTTGGCGCGTGAATCGGTCGTACCACTGGCGACACCACTTTGATCAGGGCAATGCTTACTTTTGCGGACACTTTACGATGGTGGATAAAATGTTGGGAACCAGTTTGTCCCTCAAAGGAAAAGTCATCGCGATTACAGGCGCATCGGGCACCATGGGGCAAGCGTTGATGCGCGAACTCGCCCAGCAAGGCGCAAAAATTATCGCACTAACGACATCGGACACACTTCAGCCCGATCCGAGTATTCGTTCAATGCAGGTGATCCAGTGGCAACCTGGACAGGAAGAGGAACTGGGCGATCGCCTTCGGTACGTGGATATTTTGATCCTCAACCACGGGATGAACGTTTACGGCGATCGCACGCCCCAGGCCATTGAAAAAGCCCTCGACGTCAACGCCCTTTCGGCGTGGCGCATGGCCGAGGTATTTTTTAGCACGGTCGATGGCCCCACCGATCGCGCGACCAAGGAACTCTGGGTCAATACCTCAGAGGCAGAGGTCAATCCCGCCCTCAGCCCCCTCTACGAACTGTCAAAACGGTTGATGGGAGATATTCTGACCCTGCGCCGATTGGACTCCCCTTGCGTGATTCGCAAGATTATTCTGGGGCCGTTCAAAAGTAATCTCAACCCCTACGGCATCATGCCACCCACCTGGGTTGCCAAGGCCGTTGTTGCCCTTGCTAAGCGGGATGTTCGCAATATCATTGTGACGGTGAATCCCCTCACCTATCTCGCGTTTCCGGTTAAAGAAATGTCTAAATCACTGTATTTTCGAGCTTTCTCGAAGGGCGATCGCCGTTGAGAGGTTGCCTTCACTACGGTTGCCTGGTCTTCAGTTAAGGGGCGATCGCAGTTTTTCCAGCTATTACGGTCATCCTAGTCACAGATCCCAACGTATTCCCATAGAGGGGGGCGTCCCTTTCTTGGCTACAATGGGGCTGCAGAGTCTTTACATTGCTTGACCTTGCTTAACGTAGCAAGTCTAATTGCGCAATCATTTTGCAACACTCAACCCTGTCAAGGCTCGCATTAGAGAGTTCACCCTGTTTGGTTGCACACCCACTGAGACTATGCCAGATTCCTCCTGGTTTCCGAAAGATTACGCCTTAGACGCGTTAGAAGACGAACTAGAGTCCCTAGAAGCGCTCATGCCCGAATTGACCGATTCGGATCCTATGGGTAGCTACTTTGAACGGGGCTTGGCAGGACGTCGTCGCAAAGCCGCCATGACCTTGACGGTGGTATGGAGTATTGTCATTGGCCTACACCTCGTATCGTGGGGAATTTGGGTAGTCCTGGGTTTGACGTTTTTGATGACCCTTCACGCGATCCGCGTATTGACCGCTCGCCCAGACCCGCTGCCGGAGCCATTACCGTCTACAGGTCGCCCTGAAGATTTCCCCTACGTTTCAATCTTGGTATCGGCGAAGAACGAAGAGTCTGTAATTAAATCACTAGTGAAGGATCTGTGCAATCTAGACTATCCAAGCGATCGCTACGATCTTTGGGTGATTGACGACTACAGCACCGATCGCACTCCCATCCTTCTGGATCAGTTGGTGGAAGAACACCCGCAACTGAATGTCCTCCATCGGACAGCGGATGCCCAAGGCGGCAAGTCGGGAGCGCTGAATCAAGCCTATGTCCTTACCAAAGGCGACATCATCGCTGTCTTTGATGCCGATGCCCAAGTACCGCCCGATTTATTGCGGCGAGCGTTACCCCTATTTCAGCGCGAGAACGTGGGCGCTGTACAGGTGCAGAAGGCGATCGCCCAAGCCACCCGCACGGACGGTTCGGAAAAGAATTTCTGGATTCGAGGCCAAGTCGCGGAAATGGCCTTGGATAGTTACTTCCAGCAGCAGCGCACTGCCATCGGCGGCATCGGAGAACTGCGGGGGAACGGTCAGTTTGTACGCCGCACAGCCATTGACCACTGCGGCGGATGGAACGAGCAAACCATTACGGATGATCTGGATTTGACTATTCGCCTCCATCTCAACCGTTGGGATGTCGATTTTCTGGTTTTTCCAGCGGTAGAAGAAGAGGGCGTTACCCGAGCGATCGCCCTTTGGCATCAGCGGAATCGCTGGGCAGAAGGGGGCTACCAACGGTATTTAGACTACTGGCGGCTGATCGTGCGAAACCGCATGGGGATGCACAAAACTATTGATTTATTTATGTTCTGGCTGACGCAGTATATTTTGCCCACCGCCGCCATTCCCGACTTTTTGATGGCGATCGCCCGGAGTTCTTCCCCTATCCTCAACCCAGTAGCAGGTCTGGTTCTATCGATGTCCTTAATTGGGATGTTTCAGGGAATTTGGCGGACTCAGGTTCAGCTTCAGGGACGAAAACCCTCCATCCAGGTAGTCTTTAGTACTTTTGTTCAAACCCTGCGGGGACTGGTGTATATGGCTCACTGGTTTGCCATTGTTGCCAGCACGACGGCTCGCATCTCTGTCCGCCCCAAGCGTCTGAAGTGGGTGAAAACCATTCACCAAGGCTCGGATGACCTCTGGTTAGACGTCCAAGAACAATCCCAGTAATCTCAGTCCTAGCTGAGTTTTGCGGCAATTCTGGTGTTAA
This window encodes:
- a CDS encoding extracellular solute-binding protein produces the protein MIKGWRSRRWTLLGLVLLGFLAVRLIAGCTAAAPITLSIAMSGAEAERWASLVETFEQQHPNIQVQIVEGPNNTDDLEKLYSQAFEQNSKRFDLVYADTIWVPHFAASGWLLDLSDRLPEADLADFLPGDLNGGRYQGQLYRIPLRSDIGVLHYRKDLLSKAGLQPPSTFEDMMAIAKTLQSQQSAKWGYVWQGRPYEGLTAMFVEVLAGYGGFWLKPDTREIGLAQPEAIQAVNFLRRTIKDG
- a CDS encoding bifunctional sterol desaturase/short chain dehydrogenase; the encoded protein is MLIESLLIQSGLGLASILLAELVRDFYHVAGHYWQPIQASHTLHHKAYRRDLSIVSQAAYCKAQLYNDVPEAAVMVGVVGIIALLVHSLGMVLGVVYSAGFLVTALARSQGWLLWTDYTHEPGDLTEIPSVWRVNRSYHWRHHFDQGNAYFCGHFTMVDKMLGTSLSLKGKVIAITGASGTMGQALMRELAQQGAKIIALTTSDTLQPDPSIRSMQVIQWQPGQEEELGDRLRYVDILILNHGMNVYGDRTPQAIEKALDVNALSAWRMAEVFFSTVDGPTDRATKELWVNTSEAEVNPALSPLYELSKRLMGDILTLRRLDSPCVIRKIILGPFKSNLNPYGIMPPTWVAKAVVALAKRDVRNIIVTVNPLTYLAFPVKEMSKSLYFRAFSKGDRR
- a CDS encoding glycosyltransferase family 2 protein, which encodes MPDSSWFPKDYALDALEDELESLEALMPELTDSDPMGSYFERGLAGRRRKAAMTLTVVWSIVIGLHLVSWGIWVVLGLTFLMTLHAIRVLTARPDPLPEPLPSTGRPEDFPYVSILVSAKNEESVIKSLVKDLCNLDYPSDRYDLWVIDDYSTDRTPILLDQLVEEHPQLNVLHRTADAQGGKSGALNQAYVLTKGDIIAVFDADAQVPPDLLRRALPLFQRENVGAVQVQKAIAQATRTDGSEKNFWIRGQVAEMALDSYFQQQRTAIGGIGELRGNGQFVRRTAIDHCGGWNEQTITDDLDLTIRLHLNRWDVDFLVFPAVEEEGVTRAIALWHQRNRWAEGGYQRYLDYWRLIVRNRMGMHKTIDLFMFWLTQYILPTAAIPDFLMAIARSSSPILNPVAGLVLSMSLIGMFQGIWRTQVQLQGRKPSIQVVFSTFVQTLRGLVYMAHWFAIVASTTARISVRPKRLKWVKTIHQGSDDLWLDVQEQSQ